One Salmo trutta chromosome 24, fSalTru1.1, whole genome shotgun sequence genomic region harbors:
- the mapk7 gene encoding mitogen-activated protein kinase 7, producing MSSKEGGKGETAESGAMATQSSMVINNGRDNNHKNHHDEVGRLHVEPSNETGSTADTSTAAKNLALLKAHSLDVNFEVGEEYDIIETIGTGAYGVVSSARRRDNGQQVAIKKIPNAFEVVQNAKRTLRELKILKHFKHDNIIAIKDILQPSLPHFKSVYVVLDLMESDLHQIIHSRQPLTPEHTRYFLYQLLRGLKYVHSANVIHRDLKPSNLLVNENCELKIGDFGMARGLSSHPEESHSFMTEYVATRWYRAPELMLSLHHYSLAIDLWSVGCIFAEMLGRKQLFPGKHYVHQLQLILSVLGTPPEGVIGAIGADRVRSYVRSLPSHAPVPLAKLYPQAEPAALDLLATMLRFDPRERIDVSQALEHPYLSKYHDQDDEPICVPAFDFEFDKAPMSREQIKEAILVEIQDFHRRKQNNRQRIQFRPLQRQGGDQRSAQTSTVNLTNNSLASMSRPTPVSPMQPQPVSKSQANQHHITTGGSQTFANQLPSFSKQAPSLLEVTPSQRLTHTLPPLTQTESCQDVDMPSANSDSGQPEIIDLITPVSSQGTSPSEALRESSKVEELVPTSQGGPLTQVNQSQPMSQGQAASSVSSTLAHNTMAPLPNSVPSLMLSQAQAQSLSQSLTQSLSKGARGTAGAGEGTRKDGAISEDTKAALKEALRKSALRNKARDGGPTALSMDTGGAGLTCSLTSSLSLPELRRPVTAQERQREREEKRRRRQERAKERERKMKEKERREGDSLGGVLLSDNDKSLLERWKRMMDSRADKSQNPDVDAAKTKGCKVSSHLSGKSSENTQAAMAVNHTKSDKEAGEIQTHKQTVHQIEPNLSGMFQPLNTQGSLPFSLGQTKGEEMGRVAVSRGMDMVETTKNNTLKPPQGEYEGPRIFNCLGNWAGQQVGAGTSQQQQLPLNRSPQACQTSFPQPHPVGTFLTKAPALPSSETNGNMRTGGGQNNINSHPNSVTSGAGPMEKLCSALREKPGSHTQSPLCGALGALSLPQPSLGFTDTGQPGHTVAPDIHTVTLQLSKSQVEDVLPPVFSVTPKGSGAGYGVGFDLDDLFNQSLTDLQHADLRDSYNDSGPLSASLLSDWLEVHRMTPADLESLQQELQLGSPMILSDSIPSDT from the exons ATGTCATCCAAGGAGGGGGGAAAAGGCGAAACTGCTGAATCCGGGGCTATGGCAACACAGAGTTCAATGGTCATCAACAATGGCAGGGACAACAACCACAAGAACCATCATGATGAAGTAGGGAGGTTGCATGTGGAACCAAGCAACGAAACAGGCAGTACGGCAGACACCAGCACAGCAGCCAAGAACTTGGCTTTGCTCAAAGCCCACTCCCTGGATGTGAATTTTGAGGTTGGCGAGGAGTATGACATCATAGAGACCATCGGCACAGGGGCCTATGGCGTCGTGTCCTCCGCCAGGAGGCGGGACAATG GTCAACAAGTGGCAATTAAGAAGATTCCCAATGCTTTTGAGGTGGTGCAAAACGCTAAGCGTACATTACGAGAGCTGAAGATTCTCAAGCATTTCAAACATGACAACATTATCGCCATCAAAGACATCCTCCAGCCTAGCCTCCCTCACTTCAAGTCTGT ATATGTGGTTCTGGACCTGATGGAGAGTGATCTCCACCAGATCATCCACTCCCGGCAGCCGCTGACTCCAGAGCACACACGCTACTTCCTGTACCAGCTCCTCCGCGGTCTCAAGTACGTGCACTCAGCCAATGTCATCCACCGTGACCTCAAGCCCTCCAACCTGCTGGTCAACGAGAACTGCGAGCTGAAGATCGGTGACTTTGGCATGGCCCGGGGCCTTAGCTCACATCCCGAGGAGTCCCACTCCTTCATGACCGAGTACGTGGCCACGCGCTGGTACCGCGCCCCTGAACTAATGCTCTCGCTGCACCACTACAGCCTGGCCATCGACCTGTGGTCCGTGGGCTGCATCTTTGCTGAGATGCTGGGCCGCAAGCAGCTGTTTCCCGGGAAGCACTATGTCCACCAGCTGCAGCTTATCCTGTCTGTGTTGGGCACACCACCAGAGGGCGTGATCGGGGCCATCGGGGCCGATCGGGTGCGCTCGTATGTGCGGAGCCTGCCGTCGCACGCACCTGTGCCCTTGGCCAAGTTGTACCCGCAGGCCGAGCCTGCTGCCCTGGACCTGCTGGCCACCATGCTGCGCTTCGATCCTCGCGAGCGGATTGATGTGAGCCAGGCACTGGAGCACCCCTACCTGTCCAAGTACCACGACCAGGACGATGAGCCCATCTGCGTGCCCGCCTTCGACTTTGAGTTCGACAAGGCGCCCATGAGCCGGGAGCAGATCAAAGAGGCCATCCTGGTGGAGATCCAGGACTTCCACCGGCGGAAGCAGAACAACCGGCAGAGGATCCAATTCAGGCCCTTACAGAGGCAGGGTGGTGACCAACGGTCTGCTCAAACCTCCACCGTCAACCTGACCAATAACTCATTGGCTTCCATGTCACGACCGACACCGGTATCGCCGATGCAGCCGCAACCAGTGTCAAAGAGTCAAGCCAATCAGCATCATATAACGACAGGAGGGAGCCAAACTTTTGCCAATCAGCTGCCGTCCTTTAGTAAACAGGCCCCGTCCCTTTTAGAGGTGACCCCATCCCAACGTCTGACCCACACGTTGCCTCCCCTGACCCAGACAGAGAGTTGCCAGGACGTGGACATGCCCAGCGCCAACTCGGACAGCGGGCAGCCTGAGATCATAGACCTGATCACGCCAGTCTCTTCCCAGGGCACCTCACCATCTGAAGCTCTGAGGGAAAGCTCGAAGGTGGAGGAGCTAGTACCCACCAGCCAGGGGGGACCTCTGACACAAGTCAACCAGAGTCAGCCAATGTCTCAGGGCCAGGCTGCGTCTTCCGTGTCCTCCACTTTAGCACACAACACCATGGCCCCTCTGCCCAACTCTGTGCCTTCTCTCATGCTTTCCCAGGCCCAAGCTCAGTCGCTTTCGCAGTCCCTCACTCAGTCATTGTCCAAGGGGGCGAGGGGAACAGCGGGGGCAGGGGAAGGGACCAGGAAAGATGGAGCCATTTCGGAGGACACCAAAGCAGCGCTCAAGGAGGCCTTGCGGAAGTCGGCTCTCAGAAACAAAGCCAGAG ATGGAGGTCCAACAGCGCTGAGCATGGATACAGGTGGAGCAGGTCTGACATGCTCCctaacttcctccctctctcttccggAGCTACGGCGGCCCGTCACAGCCCAGGAGCGCcaaagagaaagggaggagaagaggcgGAGGAGGCAGGAGCGAGCTAAAGAGCGGGAGAGGAAgatgaaagagaaggagagaagagaaggggactCATTGGGTGGGGTTCTCCTGAGCGACAATGACAAGAGCCTATTGGAACGCTGGAAGAGGATGATGGACAGCCGTGCAGACAAATCACAGAACCCCGATGTCGACGCAGCCAAAACTAAGGGCTGCAAAGTAAGTTCTCACCTCAGCGGGAAATCGAGCGAAAACACCCAGGCGGCAATGGCTGTAAACCACACGAAATCGGATAAGGAAGCAGGGGAGATTCAGACTCACAAACAGACGGTACACCAAATAGAGCCCAATCTGTCAGGCATGTTCCAGCCACTAAATACCCAGGGCTCACTGCCTTTCTCTCTGGGCCAGAcaaagggagaggagatggggcgTGTGGCTGTGAGTAGAGGGATGGACATGGtggaaacaacaaaaaacaacacgCTAAAACCGCCGCAGGGTGAGTACGAAGGGCCAAGGATCTTCAACTGTCTGGGGAATTGGGCCGGGCAGCAGGTAGGGGCCGGGACTTCCCAGCAACAGCAGCTACCCCTTAACAGATCACCCCAAGCCTGCCAGACAAGCTTCCCTCAGCCGCACCCCGTGGGGACTTTCTTGACGAAAGCCCCAGCACTACCATCGAGCGAAACCAATGGCAACATGAGAACAGGGGGTGGTCAGAACAACATCAACTCTCACCCTAACTCAGTCACTAGTGGGGCCGGGCCCATGGAGAAGCTGTGCTCGGCTCTGAGAGAGAAGCCCGGGTCCCACACGCAGAGCCCTCTCTGCGGGGCCTTAGGGGCCCTGTCCCTTCCTCAGCCCAGCTTAGGGTTCACAGACACCGGACAGCCGGGGCACACTGTGGCCCCTGACATCCACACGGTCACACTGCAGCTCTCAAAGTCACAG GTGGAAGATGTGCTGCCTCCGGTGTTCTCTGTCACCCCTAAGGGCAGTGGGGCAGGGTACGGAGTGGGCTTTGACCTGGATGACCTCTTCAACCAGTCCCTCACTGACCTCCAGCACGCAGACCTCAGAGACAG TTACAATGACTCAGGCCCCCTCTCGGCCTccctgctctctgattggctggaGGTGCACCGCATGACTCCGGCTGACCTGGAATCGCTACAGCAGGAACTACAGCTAGGATCTCCCATGATCCTCTCTGACTCCATCCCCTCTGACACCTGA